The following are encoded in a window of Thiohalobacter sp. IOR34 genomic DNA:
- a CDS encoding VWA domain-containing protein has translation MAELRLDSPCGDYALLDVGRGRVLERWGEYRVERPERLADAEPRLDHWQADWCFRPGAIGQPGDWQAARPGLAREWPLEFEGQRLHCRLLEEGRLSLQPRQLLCRQWIAARLAGCYHLRRLRVLNLFAGAGALTAAALAAGAEVVHVDASAARLAEARAALGEDGIEYVEAEVLAFLEGALRRRERFELILVNAPRTAFGGTVQAWDSDIDLPRLIKLLPPLVGEDCRGIWLASSDSGWQGEALAQLLGEVLPGRRIEAGPLEVREAAAGCRLPLGSAVRWSDDHDFPQAADRPLDAAQLEARIEPFMIASGAAEAPATALAQLPRSQQDFVLHWVEVVAKTSSGMAFQFVCHAVPALRLMDEAGVEAWLLQCMDAYDTAGLQAAVAAFQQVEDFARERRSRSTGVAFDEVAVVLEAFVQGLNGRRLKLQAGEVCYTDSETLYLPQSLVRLPARQDNFRLYKALAVHQWAQTWYGSWRLSLVQACRHFADAERAMALFHALESLRLDACIARDLPGVAREMAALREQVGHPGPPPHWMQAVERLSRPGARVEDSYALLPDLYALPLPEPLPYQGSLRPSEVEAVRAERLARDREALRLGLLRMEESVRRRLEAAGLQSAEQDAAGRASRLGLRKTPDETMPEGCRYEVTLDGKPLAPPDEVRASMDSILQDLGEIPDDYLFAAGDGGYAPAADRTRDPGEVWKGTYHEEGAFHYNEWDHERQHYRKNWAVLRELEVTPQHDGFVERTLHKHAGLVKSLRRTFEALRGEDKLLKKQVNGDDVDIDALVEAWADSKSGLEMSDRLFTKMHKLERDIAVMFMVDMSGSTKGWINEAEREALVLLCESLETLGDRYAIYGFSGMTRKRCEVYRVKTFDDPYDETVKARISSIQPRDYTRMGVAIRHLSALLNRVEARTRLLITLSDGKPDDYDTYRGAYGIEDTRMALIEAKRDGIHPYCITIDSEARDYLPHMYGAVNYTVIDEVRKLPLKVSDIYRRLTS, from the coding sequence GTGGCTGAGCTTCGCCTGGACAGCCCTTGCGGCGACTATGCCCTGCTCGACGTCGGCCGCGGCCGGGTGCTGGAACGCTGGGGCGAGTACCGGGTCGAGCGGCCGGAGCGCCTGGCCGATGCCGAGCCGCGGCTGGACCACTGGCAGGCGGACTGGTGCTTCCGGCCCGGCGCCATCGGTCAGCCGGGCGACTGGCAGGCCGCCCGCCCGGGGCTGGCGCGGGAATGGCCGCTGGAGTTCGAGGGCCAGCGGCTGCACTGCCGGCTGCTGGAGGAGGGGCGGCTGAGTCTCCAACCGCGACAGCTGCTCTGCCGGCAGTGGATCGCCGCGCGCCTGGCGGGCTGCTATCACCTGCGGCGGCTGCGGGTGCTCAATCTCTTCGCCGGCGCCGGCGCGCTGACTGCGGCGGCCTTGGCCGCGGGAGCCGAGGTGGTGCATGTCGACGCCAGTGCCGCGCGCCTGGCCGAGGCCCGGGCGGCGCTGGGTGAGGACGGCATCGAGTACGTCGAGGCCGAGGTCCTGGCCTTCCTCGAGGGGGCGCTGCGTCGCCGCGAGCGTTTCGAGCTGATCCTGGTCAATGCCCCGCGCACCGCCTTCGGCGGCACGGTCCAGGCCTGGGACAGCGACATCGACCTGCCGCGGCTGATCAAGCTGCTGCCCCCCCTGGTCGGCGAAGACTGCCGCGGCATCTGGCTGGCCAGCAGCGATAGCGGATGGCAGGGGGAGGCCCTGGCCCAGCTGCTCGGCGAGGTGTTGCCCGGGCGCCGTATCGAGGCCGGCCCCCTGGAGGTGCGCGAGGCGGCGGCCGGCTGCCGCTTGCCGCTCGGCTCGGCGGTGCGCTGGAGCGACGACCACGACTTTCCGCAGGCTGCCGACCGGCCGCTGGATGCCGCCCAGCTGGAGGCGAGGATCGAGCCCTTCATGATCGCCAGCGGGGCCGCGGAGGCGCCGGCGACGGCACTGGCGCAGTTGCCGCGGTCGCAGCAGGATTTCGTGCTGCACTGGGTGGAGGTGGTCGCCAAGACCAGTTCCGGCATGGCCTTCCAGTTCGTCTGTCATGCGGTCCCTGCCCTGCGGCTGATGGACGAGGCGGGCGTGGAGGCCTGGCTGCTGCAATGCATGGATGCCTACGACACCGCCGGCCTGCAGGCCGCGGTGGCCGCCTTCCAGCAGGTGGAGGACTTTGCCCGCGAGCGGCGCTCGCGCAGCACGGGGGTCGCCTTCGACGAGGTGGCGGTTGTCCTGGAGGCCTTCGTCCAGGGCCTGAACGGCCGGCGTCTGAAGCTGCAGGCCGGCGAGGTCTGTTATACCGACAGCGAGACCCTCTACCTGCCGCAGAGCCTGGTCCGGTTGCCCGCCCGGCAGGACAACTTCCGGCTCTACAAGGCGCTGGCCGTGCACCAGTGGGCGCAGACCTGGTACGGCAGCTGGCGGCTGAGCCTGGTCCAGGCCTGCCGCCACTTCGCCGATGCCGAGCGGGCCATGGCCCTGTTTCATGCACTGGAGTCGCTGCGCCTGGACGCCTGCATCGCCCGTGACTTGCCCGGCGTGGCGCGGGAGATGGCCGCCCTGCGCGAGCAGGTGGGGCATCCCGGCCCCCCGCCCCACTGGATGCAGGCCGTCGAACGCCTGTCCCGTCCCGGGGCGCGGGTCGAGGACAGCTATGCGCTGCTGCCCGATCTGTATGCGCTGCCGTTGCCCGAGCCCTTGCCCTACCAGGGCAGCCTGCGGCCGTCGGAGGTGGAGGCGGTGCGGGCGGAGCGCCTGGCGCGTGACCGCGAGGCCCTGCGCCTCGGCCTGCTGCGCATGGAGGAGTCCGTGCGCCGGCGTCTGGAGGCGGCCGGTCTGCAGAGCGCGGAGCAGGATGCGGCCGGGCGGGCCTCGCGGCTGGGGCTGCGGAAGACGCCCGATGAGACCATGCCGGAGGGTTGCCGCTACGAGGTGACGCTGGACGGCAAGCCGCTGGCGCCACCGGACGAGGTGCGCGCGAGCATGGACTCCATCCTCCAGGATCTGGGCGAGATCCCGGACGACTATCTGTTCGCGGCCGGCGACGGCGGCTATGCGCCGGCCGCCGACAGGACGCGCGACCCGGGCGAGGTGTGGAAGGGGACCTATCACGAGGAGGGGGCCTTCCATTACAACGAGTGGGATCACGAGCGTCAGCACTATCGCAAGAACTGGGCGGTGCTGCGTGAGTTGGAGGTGACGCCGCAGCACGACGGATTCGTCGAGCGCACCCTGCACAAGCACGCTGGTCTGGTGAAAAGTCTGCGTCGTACCTTCGAGGCGCTGCGCGGTGAGGACAAGCTGCTGAAGAAGCAGGTCAACGGTGATGATGTCGACATCGATGCCCTGGTCGAGGCCTGGGCCGACAGCAAGTCCGGTCTGGAGATGAGCGACCGGCTGTTCACCAAGATGCACAAGCTGGAGCGTGACATCGCGGTGATGTTCATGGTCGACATGAGTGGTTCGACCAAGGGCTGGATCAACGAGGCCGAACGCGAGGCGCTGGTGCTGCTCTGCGAATCGCTGGAGACTCTGGGCGACCGCTATGCCATCTATGGCTTCTCCGGCATGACCCGCAAGCGCTGCGAGGTGTACCGGGTGAAGACCTTCGACGATCCCTACGACGAGACGGTCAAGGCACGGATCAGCAGCATCCAGCCGCGTGACTACACGCGCATGGGTGTCGCCATCCGCCACCTCAGTGCGCTGCTCAATCGCGTCGAGGCCCGTACCCGGTTGCTGATCACTCTCTCCGATGGCAAGCCTGACGACTACGATACCTACCGTGGTGCCTACGGCATCGAGGACACGCGCATGGCCTTGATCGAGGCCAAGCGCGACGGCATCCATCCCTACTGCATCACCATCGACAGCGAGGCGCGTGACTATCTGCCGCACATGTATGGCGCGGTGAATTACACGGTGATCGACGAGGTGCGCAAGCTGCCGCTCAAGGTCTCCGACATCTACCGCCGTCTGACCAGCTGA
- a CDS encoding CbbQ/NirQ/NorQ/GpvN family protein, translated as MRAVKLEEYFIEDEPYYEPVGDEIEVFEAAYRNGLPLLLKGPTGCGKTRFMEHMAWRLKRPLITVSCHDDLTASDLVGRFLVSGGDTEWIDGPLARAVRAGGICYLDEIVEARKDTTVVIHPLADDRRVLPMEKRGELLEAAADFCLAISYNPGYQSVLKDLKQSTRQRFVALNFDYPSAQLEAQIIQRETGIDEALAQKLVKFARMTRNLKGSGLEEGASTRLLVHAAKLMRSGIAPVAACRAALSEALTDDPEMRVAVNELSASVF; from the coding sequence ATGCGCGCCGTCAAGCTGGAAGAATATTTCATAGAAGATGAGCCCTATTACGAGCCTGTTGGCGACGAGATCGAGGTTTTTGAGGCAGCCTATCGCAATGGCCTGCCGCTCCTGCTGAAGGGGCCGACCGGCTGCGGCAAGACCCGTTTCATGGAGCACATGGCCTGGCGGCTGAAGCGGCCGCTGATCACCGTCTCCTGCCACGACGACCTGACTGCCTCCGACCTGGTCGGCCGCTTCCTGGTCAGCGGTGGCGATACCGAATGGATCGACGGGCCGTTGGCGCGGGCGGTGCGGGCCGGCGGCATCTGCTACCTGGACGAGATCGTCGAGGCGCGCAAGGACACCACGGTGGTCATCCACCCGCTGGCCGACGACCGGCGGGTGCTGCCGATGGAGAAGCGTGGCGAACTGCTGGAGGCCGCCGCCGACTTCTGCCTTGCGATTTCCTACAACCCCGGCTATCAGAGCGTGCTCAAGGATCTGAAACAGAGCACCCGGCAGCGTTTCGTGGCGCTCAACTTCGACTATCCCTCGGCGCAGCTGGAGGCGCAGATCATCCAGCGCGAGACCGGCATCGACGAGGCGCTGGCCCAGAAGCTGGTCAAGTTCGCGCGCATGACCCGCAACCTGAAGGGCAGTGGCCTGGAGGAGGGCGCCAGCACCCGGCTGCTGGTGCATGCCGCCAAGCTGATGCGCAGCGGCATCGCCCCGGTGGCCGCCTGCCGGGCCGCGCTCTCCGAGGCGCTGACCGACGATCCGGAGATGCGGGTCGCGGTCAACGAGCTGAGCGCGTCGGTCTTCTAG
- a CDS encoding 4Fe-4S dicluster domain-containing protein, producing MSDYNQQMIEKYRGNFLKEVEANVEEGDWVKMCMQCGVCSGSCPFGPHWEHPPQEIFMMIRAGKRDEVLQSDSMWMCTSCYNCIARCPRGLPITHIMHGLATYSKRLGLVPQQQPTAKFAQLFWDNLTKTGRVNELKLGLQLYFMNGFSEGIKTSLKMKDIGLGMLKTKRMSPMELFGGHKCKDTKGLHAMLAKAQEIEDAKIGKTGA from the coding sequence ATGAGCGACTATAACCAACAGATGATCGAAAAGTACCGCGGCAACTTCCTCAAGGAAGTCGAGGCCAACGTCGAGGAAGGGGACTGGGTGAAGATGTGCATGCAGTGCGGCGTCTGCTCGGGCTCCTGCCCCTTCGGTCCGCACTGGGAACATCCACCGCAGGAAATCTTCATGATGATTCGCGCCGGCAAGCGCGATGAAGTTCTGCAGTCGGATTCGATGTGGATGTGCACCTCCTGCTACAACTGCATCGCCCGCTGCCCGCGCGGCCTGCCCATCACCCACATCATGCATGGCCTGGCCACCTACTCGAAGCGCCTCGGGCTGGTGCCCCAGCAGCAGCCGACGGCCAAGTTCGCCCAGCTGTTCTGGGACAACCTGACCAAGACCGGCCGCGTCAACGAGCTGAAGCTCGGCCTGCAGCTGTACTTCATGAACGGCTTCTCCGAAGGCATCAAGACCTCGCTGAAAATGAAGGACATCGGCCTGGGGATGCTCAAAACCAAGCGCATGAGCCCCATGGAGCTGTTCGGCGGACACAAGTGCAAGGACACCAAGGGCCTGCACGCCATGCTCGCCAAGGCCCAGGAAATCGAAGACGCCAAGATCGGCAAGACCGGCGCCTAA
- a CDS encoding serine/threonine protein kinase → MDDASHVYAGLTPDLILDAVEAQGQRCSGHLLALNSYENRVYQIGLEAGGFLVAKFYRPGRWSDAAILEEHAFSRELAERDIPVVQPLTDAAGVTLFRHQGFRFALYPRQGGRWPNLDDLDNLLRLGRLLGRIHAVGAMRPFSHRPRLDPESFGVASVDYLLGEGLLPAHIELAYRTLTADLLQQIESAYARAGEIRLIRLHGDCHPGNILWTDDGPHFVDLDDCRSGPAIQDLWMLLSGERREMAAALSELLEGYQEFHDFDYRELQLIEALRTLRMIHYAAWLARRRDDPAFQQAFPWFGSDRYWEEHILALREQAAALNEPPLNV, encoded by the coding sequence ATGGACGACGCCTCGCATGTCTACGCCGGCCTCACCCCGGACCTCATCCTCGACGCCGTGGAGGCCCAGGGGCAGCGCTGCAGCGGCCATCTGCTGGCCCTGAACAGCTACGAGAACCGGGTCTACCAGATCGGCCTGGAGGCGGGCGGCTTCCTGGTTGCCAAGTTCTACCGCCCGGGGCGCTGGAGCGACGCGGCGATCCTCGAGGAACACGCCTTCAGCCGCGAACTGGCCGAACGCGACATCCCGGTCGTGCAGCCGCTGACCGATGCGGCCGGCGTCACCCTGTTCCGGCATCAGGGATTCCGCTTCGCCCTCTACCCCCGCCAGGGCGGACGCTGGCCGAATCTCGACGATCTGGACAACCTGCTGCGACTCGGGCGCCTGCTCGGCCGCATCCACGCCGTGGGCGCCATGCGCCCCTTCAGCCATCGCCCGCGGCTGGACCCGGAAAGCTTTGGTGTCGCGTCAGTCGACTACCTGCTGGGTGAAGGCCTGCTGCCGGCCCATATCGAACTCGCCTACCGCACCCTGACCGCCGACCTGCTGCAGCAGATCGAGTCGGCCTATGCCCGGGCCGGGGAGATCCGCCTGATCCGCCTCCATGGCGACTGCCATCCCGGCAACATCCTCTGGACCGACGACGGGCCGCACTTCGTCGATCTCGACGACTGCCGCAGCGGACCGGCCATACAGGACCTGTGGATGCTGCTCTCGGGTGAGCGGCGCGAGATGGCCGCCGCGCTCAGCGAACTGCTGGAGGGCTACCAGGAATTCCACGATTTCGACTACCGCGAGCTGCAGCTGATCGAGGCCCTGCGCACCCTGCGCATGATCCACTACGCCGCCTGGCTGGCGCGGCGCCGCGACGACCCGGCTTTCCAGCAGGCCTTTCCCTGGTTCGGCAGCGACCGCTACTGGGAGGAACACATCCTCGCCCTGCGCGAGCAGGCGGCGGCGCTGAATGAGCCGCCGCTGAACGTCTGA
- a CDS encoding CoB--CoM heterodisulfide reductase iron-sulfur subunit B family protein, translating into MAKKTYSFYPGCSSQKAASASNYQVSVESMCKTLDIELNEIPDWNCCSASIGYAGGGELPRLALSARNIALSEQAHPDQDIVATCAACWLATRETQERLREDDDLMKETNEALAAAGLKIEANKKVRHMVEVLIEDFGYEGLGQPVKKPLEGIKIAGYVGCQTNRPFGIAGESFENPKYLDKMIETVGAEPCNDYEKKVSCCGGALAFSEPEKSQALIKDIIESAYDNGAEMIVTPCPVCQMNTEVYQDQINQKYGTKFKIPVVYYSQLLSVAYGASAKEAGLDGQVIPAKKLEDIANK; encoded by the coding sequence ATGGCTAAGAAAACCTATTCTTTCTATCCGGGCTGCTCTTCCCAGAAGGCGGCTTCCGCGTCCAACTACCAGGTCTCGGTCGAGAGCATGTGCAAGACCCTGGACATCGAGCTGAACGAGATTCCGGACTGGAACTGCTGCTCCGCCTCGATCGGCTATGCCGGTGGCGGCGAGCTGCCTCGCCTGGCCCTGTCGGCACGCAACATCGCCCTCTCCGAGCAGGCCCATCCGGATCAGGACATCGTCGCCACCTGCGCCGCCTGCTGGCTGGCCACCCGCGAGACCCAGGAGCGGCTGCGCGAGGACGACGACCTGATGAAGGAAACCAACGAGGCGCTGGCCGCTGCCGGCCTCAAGATCGAGGCCAACAAGAAGGTCCGCCACATGGTCGAGGTGCTGATCGAGGACTTCGGCTACGAGGGCCTCGGCCAACCGGTCAAGAAGCCGCTGGAAGGCATCAAGATCGCCGGCTACGTCGGCTGCCAGACCAACCGCCCGTTCGGCATCGCCGGCGAATCCTTCGAGAACCCGAAGTACCTGGACAAGATGATCGAGACGGTCGGCGCCGAGCCATGCAACGACTACGAGAAGAAGGTGTCCTGCTGCGGTGGCGCCCTGGCCTTCTCCGAGCCGGAAAAGAGCCAGGCCCTGATCAAGGACATCATCGAGTCGGCCTACGACAACGGCGCCGAGATGATCGTCACGCCCTGCCCGGTGTGCCAGATGAACACCGAGGTCTATCAGGACCAGATCAACCAGAAGTATGGCACCAAGTTCAAGATCCCCGTGGTCTACTACTCCCAGCTGCTCAGCGTCGCCTACGGCGCCTCGGCCAAGGAGGCCGGTCTCGACGGCCAGGTGATCCCGGCCAAGAAGCTGGAGGATATCGCCAACAAGTAG
- a CDS encoding FAD-dependent oxidoreductase, with the protein MADIKIGAYICKGCGLGERLDCDQLATIAQRDGKAQVVKQHDFLCNAEGVKLIQDDIDNEGVNRVVIAACSRRAKTEAFDFDGVAISRVNLREGVIWVRPDEDEMQETTQEMADDYVRMGCAEAKFMTPPQPSENRGQENAILVVGGGVSGMTAALEAAKAGYPVHLVEKTGQLGGALGHAWKDIPQKAPFGELIDPPVAALAAEIEAQSNITVHLNSTITKTSGAPGRFSADITSESGSTSTENFGAIIQASGFKPYDMSQLPELGAGNPDVVDQLGLEELAKAANGGPIKRPSDGKEVTRVMFLQCAGQRSDKEGHLPYCSGHCCLTSIKQAMYFKDQNPDIEATVLFTDLRTPGAPGEDFYRAGQDKEVTFRKGIASEVTAGGNGLTVKFKDLILDEEMSEEVDLVVLATGMVPNAGVNIELPVTEDEESKDENEEASAEVNVPVESILNLTYRQGPDVPQLKYGFSDSHFICFPYETRRTGIYTCGPVRRPMDTAQAIEDATGAALKAIQAVENAHLGRALHPRSGDLSFPSFRKDGCTQCKRCTVECPFGAIDEDEEGYPQYNESRCRRCGTCMGACPVRVISFENYSVDTVGQQLKNVDIPDEFEEKPRILVLACENDAYPALDMAAMQGNLYSQWARVIPVRCLGSVNTIWLTDALNSGYDGTILMGCQKGENYQCHFVKGSEMAHYRMSKIDDTLSQLNLEKERVATYEVAITDIDRAPKLIDDMAETIEQIGMSPFKF; encoded by the coding sequence ATGGCTGACATCAAGATTGGAGCATATATCTGCAAGGGCTGCGGCCTGGGCGAACGCCTGGACTGCGACCAGCTGGCCACCATCGCCCAGCGCGACGGCAAGGCCCAGGTGGTCAAGCAGCATGACTTCCTGTGTAACGCCGAAGGCGTGAAGCTGATCCAGGACGACATCGACAACGAGGGTGTCAACCGCGTGGTCATCGCCGCCTGCTCGCGTCGCGCCAAGACCGAAGCCTTCGACTTCGACGGTGTCGCCATCAGCCGCGTCAACCTGCGCGAGGGTGTCATCTGGGTGCGTCCCGACGAGGACGAGATGCAGGAAACCACCCAGGAGATGGCCGACGACTACGTGCGTATGGGCTGTGCCGAGGCCAAGTTCATGACCCCGCCCCAGCCGTCCGAGAACCGCGGCCAGGAAAACGCCATCCTGGTGGTCGGTGGCGGCGTGTCCGGCATGACCGCCGCGCTGGAAGCCGCCAAGGCCGGCTATCCCGTGCACCTGGTCGAGAAGACCGGCCAGCTGGGTGGCGCCCTGGGCCACGCCTGGAAGGACATTCCGCAGAAGGCCCCCTTCGGCGAGCTGATCGACCCACCGGTGGCCGCCCTGGCGGCCGAGATCGAGGCGCAGTCGAACATCACCGTGCACCTCAACTCGACCATCACCAAGACCTCGGGCGCACCGGGCCGTTTCTCGGCTGACATCACCTCCGAGTCCGGCAGCACCAGCACCGAGAACTTCGGCGCCATCATCCAGGCCTCCGGCTTCAAGCCCTATGACATGAGCCAGCTCCCCGAGCTCGGCGCCGGCAACCCGGACGTGGTCGACCAGCTCGGCCTGGAGGAACTGGCCAAGGCGGCCAACGGCGGCCCCATCAAGCGCCCCTCCGACGGCAAGGAGGTGACGCGGGTCATGTTCCTGCAGTGCGCCGGCCAGCGCAGTGACAAGGAGGGCCACCTGCCCTACTGCTCCGGCCACTGCTGCCTGACCTCCATCAAGCAGGCCATGTACTTCAAGGACCAGAACCCGGACATCGAGGCCACGGTGCTGTTCACCGATCTGCGCACCCCGGGTGCGCCCGGCGAGGACTTCTACCGCGCCGGCCAGGACAAGGAGGTCACCTTCCGCAAGGGCATCGCCTCCGAGGTGACGGCCGGCGGCAATGGCCTGACCGTCAAGTTCAAGGATCTGATCCTCGACGAGGAGATGAGCGAGGAGGTCGACCTGGTGGTGCTGGCCACCGGCATGGTGCCCAACGCCGGCGTCAATATCGAACTGCCGGTCACCGAGGACGAAGAGAGCAAGGACGAGAACGAGGAAGCCAGCGCCGAAGTCAATGTGCCGGTGGAATCGATCCTCAACCTCACCTACCGCCAGGGACCGGACGTGCCGCAGCTGAAGTACGGCTTCAGTGACTCGCACTTCATCTGCTTCCCCTACGAGACCCGCCGCACCGGCATCTACACCTGCGGCCCGGTGCGCCGGCCGATGGATACCGCCCAGGCGATCGAGGACGCCACCGGCGCGGCCCTGAAGGCCATCCAGGCGGTGGAGAACGCCCACCTCGGCCGTGCCCTGCATCCGCGCTCCGGCGACCTGTCCTTCCCCTCCTTCCGCAAGGACGGCTGCACCCAGTGCAAGCGCTGCACCGTGGAGTGTCCGTTCGGTGCCATCGACGAGGACGAGGAGGGTTATCCGCAGTACAACGAGTCGCGCTGCCGTCGCTGCGGCACCTGCATGGGCGCCTGCCCGGTGCGCGTCATCTCCTTCGAGAACTACTCGGTGGATACCGTCGGCCAGCAGCTGAAGAACGTCGACATCCCGGACGAGTTCGAGGAGAAGCCGCGCATCCTGGTGCTGGCCTGCGAGAACGACGCCTACCCGGCGCTGGACATGGCCGCCATGCAGGGCAACCTGTACAGCCAGTGGGCCCGCGTCATCCCGGTACGCTGCCTGGGCTCGGTCAACACCATCTGGCTCACCGATGCCCTGAACAGCGGTTATGACGGCACCATCCTGATGGGCTGCCAGAAGGGCGAGAACTACCAGTGCCACTTCGTGAAGGGCTCGGAAATGGCCCATTACCGGATGAGCAAGATCGATGACACGCTGTCCCAGCTCAATCTGGAGAAGGAGCGCGTGGCCACCTACGAGGTCGCCATCACCGACATCGACCGCGCACCGAAGCTGATTGACGACATGGCCGAGACGATCGAACAGATCGGCATGAGCCCCTTCAAGTTCTAG
- a CDS encoding FAD-dependent oxidoreductase: MSEVIATNQTILVVGGGISGMSAALEAAECGKQVILVEKNPSVGGRVSQLYKYFPKLCHPKCGLEINIRRMKANKNLRLMTLTEVTKVEGEPGNYQVTLKTAPRYVNENCTACGACADAVEAEFDSEYDYGLGKRKGAYIANSLAYPQRYVLDPRIIGTADADKAREACKYGAIDLDMQDEETTLTVGAIIWATGWQPYDANKIQPYGYDRFANVITSVEYERMSDPFGPTGGKILRPSDGKEAKNVAFIQCAGSRDRNHLKHCSRICCMASLKQTTYLRDKYGDDFKASVYYIDIRAIDRIDDFYQKVKADENVTFIKSKVASITEDKETGNPVLHGVDTEGYHRYSNPHDLVVLAVGMEPSVPADSMPMDITINEEGFIVPDEANGAIFAAGCSADALDVNRAVQSATAGALRAIQVVNRVAGTEG; encoded by the coding sequence ATGTCGGAGGTAATCGCGACCAACCAGACCATCCTGGTGGTGGGCGGCGGGATCAGCGGCATGTCCGCAGCACTGGAGGCCGCGGAATGCGGCAAACAGGTGATCCTGGTCGAAAAGAATCCGTCCGTCGGTGGCCGGGTAAGTCAGCTCTACAAGTACTTCCCCAAGCTGTGCCACCCCAAGTGCGGACTGGAAATCAACATTCGCCGCATGAAGGCCAACAAGAACCTGCGCCTGATGACCCTCACCGAGGTCACCAAGGTCGAGGGTGAGCCCGGCAACTATCAGGTGACCCTGAAGACGGCGCCGCGCTACGTGAACGAGAACTGCACCGCCTGCGGCGCCTGCGCCGATGCGGTGGAGGCCGAATTCGACAGCGAATACGACTACGGCCTGGGCAAGCGCAAGGGCGCCTACATCGCCAACAGCCTGGCCTATCCGCAGCGCTATGTGCTGGACCCGCGCATCATCGGCACCGCCGACGCCGACAAGGCCAGGGAGGCCTGCAAGTACGGCGCCATCGACCTCGACATGCAGGACGAGGAGACCACGCTGACCGTCGGCGCCATCATCTGGGCCACCGGCTGGCAGCCGTACGATGCCAACAAGATCCAGCCCTACGGCTACGACCGCTTCGCCAACGTCATCACCAGCGTCGAATACGAGCGCATGTCCGACCCCTTCGGACCCACCGGGGGCAAGATCCTGCGCCCATCCGACGGCAAGGAGGCGAAGAACGTCGCCTTCATCCAGTGCGCCGGTTCGCGTGACCGCAACCACCTCAAGCACTGTTCGCGCATCTGCTGCATGGCCAGCCTGAAGCAGACCACCTATCTGCGCGACAAGTACGGTGACGACTTCAAGGCGTCCGTCTACTACATCGACATCCGTGCCATCGACCGCATCGACGACTTCTATCAGAAGGTGAAGGCCGACGAGAACGTCACCTTCATCAAGTCCAAGGTCGCCTCCATCACCGAGGACAAGGAGACGGGCAACCCGGTGCTGCATGGTGTCGACACCGAGGGCTACCACCGCTACAGCAACCCGCACGACCTGGTGGTACTGGCCGTCGGCATGGAGCCGAGCGTGCCGGCCGACAGCATGCCGATGGACATCACCATCAACGAGGAAGGCTTCATCGTGCCCGACGAGGCCAATGGCGCCATCTTTGCGGCCGGCTGTTCGGCCGATGCCCTGGACGTGAACCGGGCGGTGCAGAGCGCCACCGCCGGCGCGCTGCGCGCCATCCAGGTCGTGAATCGAGTTGCCGGGACGGAGGGTTAA